From Vicingus serpentipes, the proteins below share one genomic window:
- a CDS encoding SCO family protein, translating into MKRLIPALIITVIGIGVAYFMITDNKSLPIYNPSDINPKLVDESVQGVTQLHRVGNFNLIDQEGKSLTEKQFQNKIYVTDFFFVTCPTICPKMATQMNRVYDEFVKNPDILFLSHTVMPEKDSVPVLLEYAQKLKVDNTKWKFVTGDKKDIYNLARKTYFAAITEGDGGIDDFIHTENFILVDKEKRLRGFYDGTSEKDIDRLIADIYTLLREYE; encoded by the coding sequence ATGAAAAGATTAATACCAGCTCTAATTATAACAGTTATCGGAATTGGAGTTGCTTATTTTATGATAACAGATAACAAGTCTTTACCAATTTACAATCCTTCTGATATTAACCCGAAATTAGTTGATGAATCTGTTCAAGGTGTTACTCAATTACATCGTGTTGGTAATTTTAACTTAATTGACCAAGAAGGAAAATCTCTTACCGAAAAACAGTTTCAAAATAAAATATATGTTACTGATTTCTTTTTTGTTACCTGCCCTACCATTTGCCCTAAAATGGCAACACAAATGAACAGAGTTTATGATGAATTTGTTAAAAATCCAGATATTCTTTTTCTATCGCATACAGTAATGCCTGAAAAAGATTCTGTTCCCGTTTTATTAGAATATGCTCAAAAATTAAAAGTTGATAACACTAAATGGAAATTTGTTACCGGAGATAAAAAAGACATTTACAATCTTGCCAGAAAAACATATTTTGCAGCAATTACAGAAGGAGACGGTGGTATCGATGACTTTATTCATACTGAGAATTTTATTCTTGTAGATAAAGAAAAACGATTAAGAGGTTTTTATGATGGAACATCTGAAAAAGACATCGACAGACTAATTGCTGATATTTATACGTTATTAAGAGAATATGAATAA
- a CDS encoding HD family phosphohydrolase codes for MSRIINNIRHQQEFIFKILLFLIAAVFIIFLLPKEGKFKYEFQKNKPWVHEDLFAPYDFAINKTNEEIEAEKNQLKNTYALYFNRDENAEQISLDQYKNWVDQNWSDTIAANGNKEDYIEKGNKYLKEIFEIGIIQLTDVLETKKDDFSVIVLSENNIAEDVELKDLLTIKQAYHFIEKEVENLSSVNDSFLLLGLENVLVHNIIFNEDLTKKDLENQLSSLSLTRGGVLKNEKIISTGEVISADKYQILQSLKQDYEFKLGSTNQFAWVLLGQILLVCILFYSIYIFIKNVAPDVFNDNMNIVFFLLLIIAFVSVTQLVLKIENVSIYSIPFCVIPLLIRTFFGNRLALFIYIISILLISFIVPNSFEFVFLESITGIITLFTVLNVNKRSELFYTSLIVFFTFSILYFGLSLLQEGSISKISFNKLSWFAIGAGFTLLTYPLIYLFEKVFGYISDVTLLELSDTNNDLLRELNLKAPGTFQHSLQVSNLAEEAIREIGGNPLLVRAGALYHDIGKMVAPAYFIENQSGVNPHDELGYEESASIIINHVINGIELAKKHKLPEQIIDFIRTHHGTTKTQYFLRMYLSENLDEDIDEVMFQYPGPIPYSKETAALMMADSVEAASRSLKVYNNETISNLVNGIIDYQVKENQFENTNITFRDISLIKKMFVKKLMNIYHVRIEYPK; via the coding sequence GTGAGTAGAATTATAAATAATATAAGACACCAACAAGAATTTATTTTTAAAATATTACTGTTCTTAATAGCTGCAGTTTTTATCATTTTTTTATTACCTAAAGAAGGGAAGTTTAAATATGAGTTTCAGAAAAATAAGCCATGGGTACATGAAGATTTATTTGCTCCTTATGATTTTGCTATAAATAAAACGAATGAAGAAATTGAAGCTGAAAAAAACCAATTAAAAAATACCTATGCATTATATTTTAACAGAGATGAAAATGCTGAGCAAATATCTTTAGACCAATATAAAAATTGGGTTGACCAAAATTGGAGTGATACTATTGCTGCAAATGGAAATAAAGAGGATTACATAGAAAAAGGCAATAAGTATTTAAAAGAAATATTTGAAATAGGAATTATACAATTAACCGATGTTTTAGAGACTAAGAAAGATGATTTTTCTGTAATTGTTTTATCAGAAAATAACATAGCAGAAGATGTTGAACTAAAAGATTTACTTACGATTAAACAAGCTTATCATTTTATTGAAAAGGAAGTCGAAAATCTAAGTTCTGTTAATGATAGTTTTTTATTGTTAGGACTTGAAAATGTTCTTGTACACAATATTATTTTTAATGAAGATTTAACAAAAAAAGATTTAGAAAATCAGTTATCATCACTTTCTTTAACTAGGGGAGGAGTTTTAAAAAATGAAAAAATTATTTCTACTGGTGAGGTAATAAGTGCTGATAAGTATCAAATACTTCAGTCACTAAAACAAGATTATGAGTTTAAACTTGGTTCAACTAATCAGTTTGCGTGGGTTTTGTTAGGTCAAATTTTATTGGTGTGCATACTTTTTTATTCAATCTATATTTTCATAAAAAATGTTGCGCCAGATGTCTTTAATGATAATATGAATATTGTTTTTTTCTTATTGTTAATTATTGCTTTTGTTAGTGTTACACAATTAGTTTTAAAAATAGAAAATGTAAGTATTTACTCTATTCCTTTTTGTGTTATACCGTTACTAATTCGAACTTTTTTTGGGAATAGGTTAGCTTTATTTATTTATATCATAAGCATACTCTTAATTAGTTTTATTGTGCCTAATTCTTTTGAGTTTGTATTTCTTGAATCAATAACCGGTATTATAACTCTATTTACGGTATTAAATGTAAATAAACGATCTGAGCTTTTTTATACTTCACTAATTGTATTTTTTACTTTTTCAATACTATACTTTGGTTTGTCTCTTTTACAAGAAGGAAGTATTTCAAAAATTTCATTCAACAAATTATCTTGGTTTGCTATAGGAGCAGGTTTTACATTATTAACTTATCCATTAATTTATTTATTTGAAAAGGTATTTGGATATATTTCTGATGTAACCTTGCTAGAGTTATCTGATACAAATAATGATTTACTTAGAGAATTAAATTTAAAAGCACCTGGCACATTTCAACATTCACTCCAAGTTTCTAATTTAGCAGAAGAAGCAATTAGAGAAATAGGAGGGAACCCACTTTTAGTTAGAGCAGGAGCACTTTATCATGACATAGGTAAAATGGTTGCTCCAGCGTATTTTATTGAAAATCAATCAGGAGTAAATCCTCATGATGAGTTAGGCTATGAAGAATCAGCATCTATAATTATAAACCATGTAATTAATGGAATAGAGCTTGCAAAAAAACATAAACTACCAGAGCAAATTATTGATTTTATTCGAACTCATCATGGTACAACCAAGACACAATATTTTTTAAGAATGTATTTGTCAGAAAACCTAGATGAAGACATTGATGAAGTGATGTTTCAATATCCAGGACCAATTCCTTACTCTAAGGAAACTGCTGCATTAATGATGGCTGACTCTGTAGAAGCTGCATCAAGGAGCTTAAAGGTCTACAATAACGAAACTATTTCTAATCTTGTTAATGGAATAATAGATTATCAAGTAAAAGAAAATCAATTTGAAAATACAAATATTACTTTCAGAGATATTTCATTAATCAAGAAAATGTTTGTCAAAAAGCTAATGAATATTTATCATGTAAGGATAGAATATCCAAAATAA
- a CDS encoding alpha/beta hydrolase has product MPNFLIYIAIILPAVLIGLGIALYIFQERLIFYPEKLSDKCQFKFDVPFSELTYTTEDGEKLNALLFEVENSKGVIYYHHGNAGNLELWGTKAIDFTSRGYDVLMYDYRGFGKSTGKIKNEKMLYNDAVMIYKKLLHDYAEKNIIIFGISLGTGIATKLAHENNPQLLILETPYYNFYDVSKFHYPYLPNSILLHYQFKNDKLLPELSQPIYLFHGTEDKTVPYNSSLRLEKLSENIKLFTIENGSHNDLNTFHYYHEKMDEILD; this is encoded by the coding sequence GTGCCTAATTTTTTAATATATATAGCAATTATTTTGCCAGCAGTGTTAATTGGTTTGGGAATTGCTTTATATATTTTTCAAGAAAGGTTAATTTTTTACCCAGAAAAATTATCAGACAAGTGTCAATTTAAATTTGATGTTCCTTTCTCTGAATTAACCTATACAACCGAAGATGGAGAAAAACTAAATGCACTATTATTTGAAGTTGAAAATTCAAAGGGTGTTATTTATTATCATCACGGTAATGCTGGTAATTTGGAGCTATGGGGAACTAAAGCTATTGATTTTACAAGTAGGGGGTATGATGTTCTGATGTATGATTATAGAGGGTTTGGTAAAAGTACAGGGAAAATTAAAAATGAGAAAATGTTGTATAACGATGCTGTAATGATTTACAAAAAGTTATTACACGATTATGCTGAAAAAAACATTATCATTTTTGGAATCTCATTGGGAACTGGCATCGCAACAAAATTAGCTCATGAAAATAATCCTCAACTGTTAATTTTAGAAACACCATATTATAATTTTTACGATGTTTCTAAGTTTCACTACCCTTATTTACCTAATTCTATTTTATTACATTATCAATTTAAGAATGATAAATTGCTGCCTGAATTAAGCCAACCAATATATTTATTTCATGGAACTGAAGACAAAACTGTACCTTATAATTCTAGTTTAAGGTTAGAAAAACTATCAGAAAATATAAAGTTATTTACAATAGAAAATGGTTCGCATAACGATTTAAATACCTTCCATTATTATCACGAAAAAATGGATGAGATTTTAGATTAA
- a CDS encoding redoxin domain-containing protein, translating to MKKLLAILFIFSFCSATFAGNEGYKIKIKINGLKDTTCYLGNYYGNKQYYKDTARVDGNGVCVFEGEESLPGGIYTLIYNNTMLFEIIVNEPVIELETDTTNYVKKLVVKKSAENKLFYEHLFFITEKQRSIQLLQGKMEKADEDGKKKLREDITAISNEIKDFRLGIIEKNPNTLVASIFNAMKEPEVPNFETEKNDSIVRYLQYKYIKDNYWDGFDFSDERLIRTPIYHNKLDRYLNKIVFQRPDSINKEADWILKQTKPETELFKYTVHYVTNTFEKSKIMGMDAVFVHMAQNYYTHELAFWVDSAQVEKIQDRAKALAPLLVGKVTPNLKLLDTASVNWVNLHKLEADYTILVFWDPECGHCKKELPKMAEYYETIRDQNILVYAVSSDHNDAWKKFIRDNKMDFINVAVPQEVYKDQQKVNEYVLTGKTDVASLNYSATYDIYSTPQVYLLDKDKKIIGKKLDTDLLKQVFENQYNIKGKE from the coding sequence ATGAAGAAACTCTTAGCTATACTATTCATTTTCAGTTTTTGTTCTGCAACTTTTGCAGGAAATGAAGGATACAAAATTAAAATAAAAATTAATGGGCTTAAAGATACCACTTGCTACTTAGGTAATTATTATGGAAACAAACAGTATTACAAAGATACAGCAAGAGTTGATGGAAATGGAGTTTGTGTTTTTGAAGGTGAAGAATCTCTTCCAGGAGGTATTTACACTTTGATTTATAACAATACAATGCTGTTTGAAATCATAGTTAATGAGCCTGTAATAGAATTAGAAACTGATACAACGAATTATGTAAAAAAATTGGTTGTAAAAAAATCAGCTGAAAACAAGTTATTTTATGAGCATTTGTTTTTTATAACTGAAAAGCAACGATCAATTCAGTTGTTACAAGGTAAAATGGAAAAAGCTGATGAAGATGGTAAAAAGAAATTAAGGGAAGATATAACTGCAATAAGTAATGAAATCAAAGATTTTAGATTAGGAATAATAGAAAAAAATCCAAACACACTTGTTGCCTCAATCTTCAATGCTATGAAAGAGCCTGAAGTTCCAAATTTTGAAACAGAAAAAAATGACTCTATTGTTCGTTATCTTCAATACAAATACATAAAAGATAATTACTGGGATGGTTTTGATTTTAGTGATGAAAGATTAATTAGAACACCTATTTATCATAACAAATTAGATAGGTATTTAAATAAAATTGTTTTTCAACGTCCGGATTCTATCAACAAAGAAGCTGATTGGATTTTAAAACAAACAAAGCCAGAAACTGAACTTTTTAAGTACACTGTACATTATGTTACAAATACTTTTGAGAAGTCAAAAATAATGGGAATGGATGCTGTTTTTGTTCATATGGCTCAAAATTACTACACCCATGAACTTGCTTTTTGGGTTGATTCTGCTCAAGTTGAAAAAATACAAGATAGAGCTAAAGCTTTGGCTCCTCTATTAGTTGGAAAAGTAACTCCAAATCTAAAATTATTGGATACAGCATCTGTTAATTGGGTAAACCTTCACAAACTTGAAGCTGATTATACAATATTAGTTTTTTGGGATCCTGAGTGTGGACATTGTAAAAAAGAACTTCCTAAAATGGCTGAATATTATGAAACCATTAGAGATCAAAACATATTAGTTTATGCTGTTAGCTCTGACCATAATGATGCATGGAAAAAATTTATTAGAGATAATAAAATGGATTTTATAAATGTTGCTGTTCCTCAAGAAGTTTATAAAGATCAACAAAAAGTGAATGAATATGTACTTACAGGAAAAACAGATGTGGCTAGTTTAAACTATAGCGCAACATATGACATTTATAGCACACCTCAAGTATACTTATTAGATAAGGATAAAAAAATAATTGGTAAAAAATTAGATACAGATTTACTTAAACAAGTATTTGAAAATCAATACAACATTAAAGGTAAAGAATGA